One Sphingomonas kaistensis genomic window, TAGTCGGCGGCGCGGGGCTCGAGCTTCGCGGCGACTTCAACGCCGGCGGCAGCAGCCTTCGTCCCTTCGCTTCGGCGATGATCGAAAAGGACCTGAAGGGCGACGGCCGGACGATCACCTTTGCGCAGACCGCAAGCCCGTCGATCGTCAACCGCTTCGACCTCGGCGAGCGCGACACGGGCGTCTACACCCGCTTCACCGCGGGCGCGTCGGCGCAGCTCGCCAGCAATATCCAGCTCGACATCAACGGCAGCACGACAGCCGGCAAGGACATGGGGAACGACGTCAGCGTGCAGGGCGGCGTCCGCGTCGGCTTCTAAGCCTGTCTCGACGCGGCGGGAGCGCGGCTTGCGCTTCGCTCCTGCCGCGCCATGATGGCTCCTGACCAGACAGGGGCCTTCCTCATGAAATTGCACATCCTCGCCGCGACCGCGCTCGCGTGCCTTGCCGTTCCCGCCGCCGCGCAGGACAAGGACGGCAAGGTCGCGGAGGCCAAGGCCTATCAGCCGCAGATCGTCACCACCCGGCACAGCGGCAGCTTCGGCGGGCAGCGGATCAACTATTCTGCGACGATCGGCGAGACGATCCTCAAGAACAAGGACGGCGTGCCCGACGCGGCGATCGTCACCACCGCTTACATCAAGGAGCCGCGCGACCCATCGCGCCCGGTGACCTTCCTCTTCAACGGCGGCCCCGGCTCGGGCTCGGTGTGGCTGCAGATGGGCGCCTTCGGGCCCAAGCGCGTCGCCATCCCCAGCGATGCGCGCGACGACGGGGCGCCGCCCTATCCGATCGTCGACAACCCCGATGCCCTGCTCGACGTCACCGACATGGTGTTCATCGACCCACCGGGCACCGGCTTTTCGGTGCTGCTGCCGGGCGGCGATCCCAAGAATTACTTCGGCGTGCAGCAGGACGCCCGCGCCGTGGCCGAGGTGATCCGCCGCTGGCTCGGCGACAATGGCCGATGGAACAGCCCCAAATATCTCGGCGGCGAAAGCTACGGCACCTTCCGTTCCGCCGCCGTCGCCAACCAGCTGGTCAACACCACTTACAACGACGTCGGCCTCAACGGCATCATCCTCATCTCGACCATCCTCGATTACAGCGGCCGCGCGGAATCCCCGGGTAACGAAGTCGGCTACATCACCACCCTGCCCTCGCTCGCGGTGACCGCCGCTTTCCACGGCAAGGCCCCGGCCGGCGATCCCTCCGTCATCGCCGAAACCGCCCGGCAATTCGCGCTCGGGCCTTATGCGTCGTTCCTGCTCAAGGGGCAGAAGGCGCCGGCCGAGGAGCGCGCCGCGGTCCGCCGCCGCCTGGCGCAGCTGACCGGGCTGAGCGAAACCTATCTCGACCAGACCGACCTCCGCATCAGCCCGGGCCGCTTCTACAAGGAATTGCTACGCGACCGCGGCCAGACTGTCGGCCGGCTCGACACCCGCTACACCGGCCGCGACTATGACAATGCCGGCGAAGGCCCCGACAACGATCCGAGCTTCTTCGGCATCGACGCGGGCTACACCGCCGCGATCAATAGCTGGGCCCGCGACAGCCTGAAGTTCAAGACCGACCGCGAATATCAGGCGATCGGACGCTCGGTCCGGCCATGGGACTGGTCGACGGGAGACAGCGACCAGTACGTCAATGTCGCGCCCTATCTCGGCACCGCGCTGCGCGAGAACAGCGGCCTCAGGATCTTCGTCGGGCAGGGCTGGTACGACATGGCGACGCCCTTTTTCGGCGCCGAATACAGCCTCAGCCGCACCGGCATTCCGCAGGATCGCACCAGCTTCCATTATTATGACAGCGGCCACATGATGTATGTGCGCGACGAGGACCGGGTGAAGCTGAGCCGCGACCTGCGTCAGTTCATCCGCGCGCGCTGAGCCGATGTCGCTGCTGCTCGCCGCCCTCGCGTTGCAAACTGCCGCGCCTGACCCGGTCGTCGGCCTGTGCCGGTTTGACGTTGCCCAGCTGAGCTTCGCCGGTTCGCCGGCGGAGCAGGCGCGCTGCCTGATGCAGCCGGTCGGGAAGCGTGGAGCGCTGGCCGCATCGCCCAAACGCCTGCCCGGCACCCTGTCGCGCGTCATGGCGGGTCGCGTACCGCTTCCCAGCCGCGACGTCGTGACGCACCTGCTCGCTGCCGAGCGGATGGACATCGGCGGTGTCGACCAGCCCGTGTCCCGCGCCCGCGACGGCGATCCCACCGCGCCGCTCGCCCGCTATTTCGTGATCCACGACACGAGCACGCCTTATTATGGCGACGAGCCGTTTCCCGCCGACATCGATGGCGACGCACGGGTCAACAGCTTCAGGCCCTACTTCCCGGCCAATGCCGATCCGGAAAAATTCCCGGTCGCGCACCTGTTCCTCAATCGCATTGGGCAGGTGCTTGTCGGCCAGCCCCTGTCACGGCCCTGGCGCGCGACCAAGCTCGAGACGCGGGTGATCGGGCTGCCGGCCAAGGGCCTGTTCCTTCATGTCGAGACGGTCATGCCCCGCCGCCGCGATCCTGCGATCGAGGGATGGAACGACGCCATTGCGCCCAATCCCGGTTTCAGCGCGCGGCAGTATGACCGACTCGCCATCCTCTACATCGCGCTGAGCGTGCGCGCGGGCGGCTGGCTGATCCCGGCCCAGCACGCGACCATGGATCATGGCCTGCCGCAGGCGCATGACGACCCGCAAAACTTCCGTATCAAGGATTTCGACCGGGCGCTTCACCGCCGCCTCCGCGCGCTGCGACG contains:
- a CDS encoding S10 family peptidase translates to MKLHILAATALACLAVPAAAQDKDGKVAEAKAYQPQIVTTRHSGSFGGQRINYSATIGETILKNKDGVPDAAIVTTAYIKEPRDPSRPVTFLFNGGPGSGSVWLQMGAFGPKRVAIPSDARDDGAPPYPIVDNPDALLDVTDMVFIDPPGTGFSVLLPGGDPKNYFGVQQDARAVAEVIRRWLGDNGRWNSPKYLGGESYGTFRSAAVANQLVNTTYNDVGLNGIILISTILDYSGRAESPGNEVGYITTLPSLAVTAAFHGKAPAGDPSVIAETARQFALGPYASFLLKGQKAPAEERAAVRRRLAQLTGLSETYLDQTDLRISPGRFYKELLRDRGQTVGRLDTRYTGRDYDNAGEGPDNDPSFFGIDAGYTAAINSWARDSLKFKTDREYQAIGRSVRPWDWSTGDSDQYVNVAPYLGTALRENSGLRIFVGQGWYDMATPFFGAEYSLSRTGIPQDRTSFHYYDSGHMMYVRDEDRVKLSRDLRQFIRAR